TTGACTATTCGAAATATAAGATCCTACGTTATATGTTGATCTATATGAATGTGAGATATTGACTGTTCTAACGAAGGATTTTAGTGATTTTATTTGATCTGTTAATCCATTATACTCTACTCTCCAGTTTGGTCTGATATATTTTGCAGAAGGAAATGCTGTTAGCTCTATTTTTGATGGATCCTGTCCGGTATAAGCTGATATAAAGGCTGGAATTAATACCTCTTGTTGGTTTAATCCAAATCTTTCTGGTTGTGCAGCATTTTTATTCGATGCCATTCTTTTTTGAATCACGTTTCTGTTTTCAAGGAATTTGTCATATACATCACTCTGTGGAACTCCTTGCCCAGAAGTACTCTCAAAAGCACTTTGTAGAGTGATCACACTCATTGAGAAGCTTCCTGTCTCCATATGATTTTGAGGATTTAGGTTCCAACTTTCTCCTTGATGATTGTATAAATAGTATTCACTTTCAGCCTTACTTTTAGTTCGAGTACCAGTAAGATTTATCTTTAACCCTTTAATTGGTTCGATGTTAGTACGAAGATTTAAAGAGGTATTTGCTGTCCTTTGTACTGGTTGGTTTAACAGGGAGTCTGTTGTAATCCATCCATTCTGAATTGCTTTTTGTGGAAACTCAGGATCTTGCCATCCAAAAACGAAGTCCCATCCTGGAGCTACTCCATTGGTTGTGCTATTTCCAAACCAACTTGGTGTTGGCATGAACCCAGACATGCGAGTCCCTTTATTTTCTGTGTATGATGCATTAAAGTTTCTGACAGACATCAACAATCGACTAAACCCATCAATGATAGTCGGTTGATTTCTTTTGTCTTCTACCTCTACAGTTCCTTCGATATTTACCGTTGCATTTGTAAAGGATCGAGATGGATATATTGCAATCTTGTCTTTATCAATAAATTTAGTTTTCGCACGAATTGTTTCCCCTTTATTATCTTTAAAAGAGATCTGTAGTTTCTTTGTGTTTAGTTTATGTTTTATGATATTCTTTTTCTTCCCTTTTAGATTTATTGTGTCTTGGAAAACGACTTGTTTTGTTTTAACACGACTTCTTTGACGACTACTTGATCTTGCAAATTTTCTATTTACTTTCTTGAAATATGGCACTTTATTGTATAGACTAACAAAGTTTAGTCCTGCGGATCCTTGTATAGAATAACCATTACTGATAGTGTTACCTAGATTGATGTTAGACTTGTCGTTCAATACAGGATCTGCTTTCCAATCGTATGTTCCTTGATATCTTACAGTAGAAGAGGTCCAATTTAATAAAGGTATTTTGTTAATAGGCAAAGTATAGCTTGCATTAATCGTTTGATTGTATGCTGTGTTTCGACCTCCCGTATAAAGGCTATCTAAAATCGACTGTTTATATGCTTCATATGGATCCATCTCTTTACGCTGCTTGTCCTGCTCTTCAAGATAAAGAGGAACATCAATTCTAGATCTATTTTGGGCAGCAAAGTCTAACTTTATTGACTTTGTAAGATCATACCTTAAATTGTAATATCTATACCAATTGAAATCTTGTACATATGATGAAGGCAGTTTGAAGTCGGGTTGTGATAAGTTTCTATATTGTAGCACACTGTAATAACTTTGCATATCCGATCTGAATGAAAGTTGTGATGGTGATAGGTAGAAATTAAAATCACGAATAAGTCTAAACATAGGACTTCTTAAGAACTTAACTTTCTTAAAAGGTTCCACAGCTTTAGGACGCTTATTGTAGTTATAACTGAATAAGAATTTTGATTCTTTCTCATCATTCTGTTGCGTATTAATATCTTTATGTGTCGTTTGGTTATGTGCTAATGTTACAGAAAAATTAGAGATATCATAAAAATGATTCTTCTGAGACTTATTTTCTGGTTCGATACGAACATTCGAGAAATTAATACTTTTCTTTACTGTTTTATCTTGAACTTGATTCTTTAGGTCATTTCTTAATGCTTCTGTTTCAAGTGCATTTAAAGCATCTGACATCTTAATGTCAGGGTTCAGAGGATTGTATTTAGGTGTTTTTACATTTTGTGAAATCCCATAATACATCGGAATCTTTACTCCCCATTTTTTAGGGAAGAATTTTCCTAATGAGACTGTTGAACTAAAATCATAAAGGGTGTTGTCATCCATTGATCTCTGAACAGAACTTTGTTCGATACTACCAAAACCAGAAGTCATATGGCTACCGGAGAAAGAGAATGTTGCTAAATCAGCAAGGTTACCTCTAATGCGTGTGGAAGCAGCCCATCCTCCTTCGTTGTCTACATCTGTAAGCCTTAATTCGTCAAACCACACCTCTGTTGATTCAAGCCCTCCATCATTCGATTTTGGGTTACGAACACCAAGCATCATAATACGAACATCTCCAAAGTTTGGATTTCCCTTGATTCGAATAATACGAGGGTGTCCATTATAATCAATTTGGGTTTCATAAATATCACTCATCTGAAGAGTACTCCCCTCTTGTCTCATGCTGCGATTACGTGATAACTTAAGATCCGTAAGATCCTTTAGACGTATGTCCATTCTGTTTTGTTCTGGCCATACAGCTTTACGGTCGTTCTCTAAATCATTATTATAGTGACCTGCAGGTGTCATCTTCAATGGCACCTCATATTCATAATAGTTATCTTGATAGTCAGATCCCACACGAATAAATGCCCTTACTTCATTATCTTGCGTTTGAAGGTCTTCGAGTTGTTCCGCATGTACTTCAACCTTTAATCGTTTATACATACGCATATCAGTAGTGATATTTTTGTATGTGGCACGTGCATCACCATCTTCTAAGTCTTTTATTTTAATAAGAAGTGATTGCTCATTAAGTTCTCTTAGTTGAGGATTTGCTGGATCGATTACGCGATCAATACCAGGAGGCAATACGTAGTTTACGGGCTGTTTCTCATAATTCTCTTCAATATTTACTGCAGCCACCTCAAAACCTGTATATTCATTATTAGGTTGTGTTATATCATTTAGGTTTTGGTTATATTTTCTCCAATCTGCTCTCACCAAATCTAGTGTTGCAAAACGAAGAACTACAGGTATTTCCCAATCTTTCATCATCATACGAATGAAGCGGATTGATCGATAGTCAGATATAGTACCAACCGTTTTACTACTTTTTGCAATAGGAATTTTAAACTGATACCATTTTACTTCACGAACTTCTGAATTTTTCAGTTTTACTTTAGCTAGACGTTTGTCTGTGATGAAATTGCTTCCAACTACAAAATCATTTGGACGCATACTAACTTTATACTCATAATAACTTTCGTTCTCAGAAAGAGTATTATCTAAGTTAATATCCTCACCATCAGGGATACTAGTGGATGAGGTATTATAGGATTCGGGAGATTGTGAATCCGTAGGTGAGTTTCCATCAACACCATTAAAGGATTTATATCTTTCAAGAATTCCTTGGCTCTCTTGATCGTAATCGCTTCCTCTGAAGTAGTGATAGTTATCCCCAGCAGGGTCATTTTTAATTTTATTCAAATTTTCCCCTTGAACAATTTTGCTCACTTCTGCTATATAATTATTGAAAAAAACTCTCTCATCCTTATCTGCTAGTCCATCTAATCCGACATCTTGGTAAACTCTCGCAGATGGATTATTATCAAATGCATTTACTGTTGCTTGGTTTCTCGAAACTCTACCCCAGTTGGTTTTATCCGTAATATCATCAAAGTTTCCATCCACAGGTAAACCGTTTTCAAAAGATTTTCTAGAGTCACGAAGAATATCCTCTGAGATATTACCTAAATGGAAATATAGATCTCCTCCCGCTTTAGCACGTTCTGTATCAGTCATCTCTGCATAAGGATCCATCACCCAAAATTCGATATACTCAATATTCGCATTTTCGAAGTCAGGCGTCTCAATTTTACGCATAATTCCTCCCCACCTAGACATAGGATTTATCAAAGTACCATCTTTATTTACCCCTGCAGAATACTTCGTAGATTGTGTGTCAAAGTTATATTGTCCTCTCTCACTAGGATAGTAAGCTAAGTCAAGCGTCGGAATATTAGTAGGCTGTCCAATAGCATTATTAGTCTTTGGAAATATCTCATTTTGATAGACCTCTCTTGTACTGTTTTTTGACTGTTCTTCGTTGTTTCCTTTGATGTTCGGAGGAGTATTAGGACTATTTCTTTGCATTAAAGGATCTATAATATACCATGCTAGTTTTGCCCTATTGAATCCGGATATAATATTATTGTTTAAATCTCCCTCTTCCATATCATCCAATCCTTGAGGCACACTCGCTAGTTTCCATAAATATTGAGTCTTCATAGAGATACTTGTTTGAGTCCCTTCGAAGTCATCTAGATATGCTGCACCAGATTCATTAATTGTATTAGAAGTTCCTGGATATAGTTTTGCAAACTCTCCTTCAATTGAGATATTTGAGACCTCTTTTGTGTCAATAAGTGGAATCTTATCGACGAGTGACGTTATAAATTGAGATTCCGTTTTGTATGCCCCATTGAATCCAATCATAAGGTTTGATATAGGCTCTCGTCCATAATTAACCTTACTAGTCATAGGCTTCTCTTGAAGGTACATGACAGTGGTTCCAAGATTGAAATTGTCATTGAATTGATAGTTCAACTGTGTTCCTATAAGCGTTTTTCGCTGCATACTGAACATCTGCTCACTTTCGGTAGAGATAGAGATTGGTTGTCCTGATTCAATGAGTGCTTGATTTAGAATCTTGACACGACCTAAAGTATAATCTACCACGTAATCAACATTCTCTATTAGGGTTCTTCCTCCTGCTGTCACTTTAACTGACCCTGGAGTTAGATTTATCGTATTTAAGGGTATATCAGAGTTAGAACTTCCTTTGTAGCTACCCATGATAGCAAACTTATTCTTCTCGGCTTGTTCTTGTGCTATCGTTTTGGTATTGTCATATAGTGCGTGGAAAACATACTTATTGATCGCTTGTTGATTTCCTTCTAATTTCTTTTCAAGATAATCACCAAAAGGTTCCACGGAAGGGAATATAATTTTTCCTTTTTCAGCATTAATAGTATATCCTTGAATAAAGTCAAACTGACCATCTGATTGCTGATCCCCTTGTCTATTGACATTGTCTAAGTTCATTACATTCAAAAGAACCTGTCCTTCGATAGGTCCATCAGGAAGGTAGTTTAAGTTAGAACCTGTTTTGTTATCTTGATAGACTACATCTAATCTAAAATCATCGTTATTTACTTGATAAGCGTTTAGATTATAAATATTCTTCATCATCAATTTCCAAAGTTTAAACTTCGGATTGACGTTCGTTGCTTTCAATAATTTCACATACAAAGTATTAGGTGCTTCAATACCATTGGTAGAGAAGTCCCCTACTCGTAATGTTTTGCCATTTACAGTGTATTCATATGCAACAGCTAGAACCTCCTCAGGGCTCAAGGAGCGATTCAGGGAGATGTACCCTAATTTGGCATTGAAACTATACTCGCTAGTTGTCAGCATTCTAGCATTTTCAATCTTCTCGTAATCTTGTGATGGCACAAAACCATAATTACTTTTTAGGGGAGAAAGTGTGGAAGTTGCTTTCGCTATATCTCTAATCTCTCCATAAGTAGTATTCATCTTATTATAGAGCTCATTACTCCCATTCCATGGGTATGTATTTTCAGGGTAGCTTAATACACCTGTATCTTCTGTAAGTGACGTGTTGTTCTGTTTGTCATTCCCTCGTTCTCCAAGATCGGTAAATGCGATAATATTTCTAGATTGTGAATAGTTCCCATTTTTATTTGTGATCCATACCTCCAATTTGGTAATATTAACACCAGAAGAGATAATGGGGAGATTGGACATCGATGCATCATATTTATCATGGAACACCTGACCTAGAAAGAAGTGTTTATTCGCCTCATAATCCAATACTTGAATATTGAACTTTGTTTTTGTTGCTCCTCCTTCAGTATTAATTACTTTAGACTCCCCTTTCTGTTGTGAGAGAACAGTAGAGACGCTTAGTTTCCCAAACTGTAGGTCAGTCTTTACACCAAAAAGGTTTACACCACCTTTGATTAGAGAGTTGTCTGATGACATGGACACATTACCCGTTTCAATATTTTTGATAATGTCATCTTCCTCCCCTTTATAATTGAGGTTCATTCTGTTCTCAAAATTAAAGGTTGCTTTGGTG
The Prolixibacteraceae bacterium DNA segment above includes these coding regions:
- the sprA gene encoding cell surface protein SprA → MSNNSERIFDSFEKESFTPIRNIVSDVGAPDSTELLLPLPDNMKKEEHYDPNTKRFVIDHKVGEIFYEPSQSFSLYDYVHFDFDRAIQQYWQEKTSKTNEQRQKSLIPAINIGGEAFSKIFGSSTISIKPQGYVELSFGTKTNFIDNPALSERLRKNTTFNFDEKINLSVKGSIGNRMTMGVNYNTKATFNFENRMNLNYKGEEDDIIKNIETGNVSMSSDNSLIKGGVNLFGVKTDLQFGKLSVSTVLSQQKGESKVINTEGGATKTKFNIQVLDYEANKHFFLGQVFHDKYDASMSNLPIISSGVNITKLEVWITNKNGNYSQSRNIIAFTDLGERGNDKQNNTSLTEDTGVLSYPENTYPWNGSNELYNKMNTTYGEIRDIAKATSTLSPLKSNYGFVPSQDYEKIENARMLTTSEYSFNAKLGYISLNRSLSPEEVLAVAYEYTVNGKTLRVGDFSTNGIEAPNTLYVKLLKATNVNPKFKLWKLMMKNIYNLNAYQVNNDDFRLDVVYQDNKTGSNLNYLPDGPIEGQVLLNVMNLDNVNRQGDQQSDGQFDFIQGYTINAEKGKIIFPSVEPFGDYLEKKLEGNQQAINKYVFHALYDNTKTIAQEQAEKNKFAIMGSYKGSSNSDIPLNTINLTPGSVKVTAGGRTLIENVDYVVDYTLGRVKILNQALIESGQPISISTESEQMFSMQRKTLIGTQLNYQFNDNFNLGTTVMYLQEKPMTSKVNYGREPISNLMIGFNGAYKTESQFITSLVDKIPLIDTKEVSNISIEGEFAKLYPGTSNTINESGAAYLDDFEGTQTSISMKTQYLWKLASVPQGLDDMEEGDLNNNIISGFNRAKLAWYIIDPLMQRNSPNTPPNIKGNNEEQSKNSTREVYQNEIFPKTNNAIGQPTNIPTLDLAYYPSERGQYNFDTQSTKYSAGVNKDGTLINPMSRWGGIMRKIETPDFENANIEYIEFWVMDPYAEMTDTERAKAGGDLYFHLGNISEDILRDSRKSFENGLPVDGNFDDITDKTNWGRVSRNQATVNAFDNNPSARVYQDVGLDGLADKDERVFFNNYIAEVSKIVQGENLNKIKNDPAGDNYHYFRGSDYDQESQGILERYKSFNGVDGNSPTDSQSPESYNTSSTSIPDGEDINLDNTLSENESYYEYKVSMRPNDFVVGSNFITDKRLAKVKLKNSEVREVKWYQFKIPIAKSSKTVGTISDYRSIRFIRMMMKDWEIPVVLRFATLDLVRADWRKYNQNLNDITQPNNEYTGFEVAAVNIEENYEKQPVNYVLPPGIDRVIDPANPQLRELNEQSLLIKIKDLEDGDARATYKNITTDMRMYKRLKVEVHAEQLEDLQTQDNEVRAFIRVGSDYQDNYYEYEVPLKMTPAGHYNNDLENDRKAVWPEQNRMDIRLKDLTDLKLSRNRSMRQEGSTLQMSDIYETQIDYNGHPRIIRIKGNPNFGDVRIMMLGVRNPKSNDGGLESTEVWFDELRLTDVDNEGGWAASTRIRGNLADLATFSFSGSHMTSGFGSIEQSSVQRSMDDNTLYDFSSTVSLGKFFPKKWGVKIPMYYGISQNVKTPKYNPLNPDIKMSDALNALETEALRNDLKNQVQDKTVKKSINFSNVRIEPENKSQKNHFYDISNFSVTLAHNQTTHKDINTQQNDEKESKFLFSYNYNKRPKAVEPFKKVKFLRSPMFRLIRDFNFYLSPSQLSFRSDMQSYYSVLQYRNLSQPDFKLPSSYVQDFNWYRYYNLRYDLTKSIKLDFAAQNRSRIDVPLYLEEQDKQRKEMDPYEAYKQSILDSLYTGGRNTAYNQTINASYTLPINKIPLLNWTSSTVRYQGTYDWKADPVLNDKSNINLGNTISNGYSIQGSAGLNFVSLYNKVPYFKKVNRKFARSSSRQRSRVKTKQVVFQDTINLKGKKKNIIKHKLNTKKLQISFKDNKGETIRAKTKFIDKDKIAIYPSRSFTNATVNIEGTVEVEDKRNQPTIIDGFSRLLMSVRNFNASYTENKGTRMSGFMPTPSWFGNSTTNGVAPGWDFVFGWQDPEFPQKAIQNGWITTDSLLNQPVQRTANTSLNLRTNIEPIKGLKINLTGTRTKSKAESEYYLYNHQGESWNLNPQNHMETGSFSMSVITLQSAFESTSGQGVPQSDVYDKFLENRNVIQKRMASNKNAAQPERFGLNQQEVLIPAFISAYTGQDPSKIELTAFPSAKYIRPNWRVEYNGLTDQIKSLKSFVRTVNISHSYRSTYNVGSYISNSQYSDVQYTLYEKTLADQNYIPAFDISAVSINESFSPLINVDIMWKNNISSRIEVRKTRTVTLSTANNQMTEVHSDEYSAGLGYRIENLQIFYNNNKGQKAISNDLNMRFDLGVRENKTVIRKIAELDNQLTAGQKALTMKFTADYTLSRELTLRMFYDRIVNTPYVSLSYPTANTNFGFSIRFNLQP